cacaaaataaatgaaatgggagcgggtggcacgcctgccacgagataaatgaaatgggagcgagtggcacgcctgccacgatataaatgaaattggagcgggtgacacgcctgccacgagataaattaaatgggagcgggtggcacgcctgccacgagatatatgaaatgggagcggattgcacgcctgcaacaagatgtgaaataaaagtgaattctgcctttgtttcccttatctttgttagtagttggattttggttcctttataattctcttgatattctgtttttacctgttattccccaaaGGAtgctttccccctcccatctttacttgtttattcatgctttactttccgttgtatattatataactgtacaggtttatttggtagtctggtcctagcctcgtcattacttcgccgaggttaggctaggcacttaccagcacatggggtcggttgtgctgatactacactctgcactatgtgcagattctggagcagctcttggaccgtagtttggaggctaccttcagtccatgcggagatccaaggtagacctgcaggcgtccgcaggccctggcgtctcctctatcctttatttcttgtttcatctatttgcttcagaaacagtgtgtcttttattttcagaccttgtatttagcagtcttagatcgtctgtggtactatgacaccagttctgggtgattaaggTTTAAGCTGTTGTAATAGATGCgttcagatattttattgctttCTTCCGCTTAATCTAAATTTTCGCTGTTTACACGTTATTGTTTTATATaatgttaaagagaataaaaattggttcAAAAAGATAATTTGTTTAATAATTGGCTtgtctagctcacattagtaggtgccatcacgactcccgagggtgaaaatccgggtcgtgacatgtaATCGGGCGAAGCAACCAATTTCGCATTCTACACTTCTTGGCCTTCTAATGAGGTATGTAATTCATTCTCTCTAGCACAATAAATTCTAGAATGTAAGCACCTTGTTCCTCATCCGTTGGCTCCTCCAAAGGCTCATATGACTCGATTTCTatgtcatcatccaaacacaTTGTTGAAAATGCATGGAATGAGGATCAATGCGTTCCCACTCTGGAACTACATCACTAGTTACATCCTTATTTGTACACACACTAGAGTCTTCAAATATAACATTATGTACTTCCTCAAAGGACTCTAGTGTGCTTTCCTCAACatggacatcatcaataaaagtatgGTCGAATGATTGACTCTCCActtttagctcctcaatttggcATATAAGCTCCATTTCAGTTTCACACAACTCAGAACTATTTTGTTGGGCATTAGACACATCAACCTTTGCAATCAATTGAGCTCCCAAGTCGTAAATATCAGTGCCAAATTTTTCAATCTCTTGTCCCAATTCAACTCTTCCTTTTATAGAGTATCTCATCCCATCCCATCAGTAATCTCCTCACGTTGAGCCTCATATATTTCTAACTTTTCATCTTGTTCCACTAGCCATGGTTGGTTCAAAATCTccactttttcaaaattttccttttgtTGGAACTCGCTCTCTTCATTCAATTCTTCCATATTAGCCTTCATCCTTGTGATTGTTGCCCtcattcttttcatatcttttttgaGTTCATTCTGTTGTTTTGCTACTTGCCTCAGAATATTCCTAATATATGCATCACGTTACATATCCTACACTTCATTGCCCCTATCAAACTCACAAACATCATTAGAAAGATCACAATAAGGGCTCAGAGAAGGATGaaaagaattaggacaaccatcccaatggccatcttgaccaccacacatattacAAATACTCCATTCAAAGGATTGAGGTTGTGCGCACAACTCGCTCAAGGGAACATTCTGACAATTTTTTCACCAGTGGGGTCCTCCACAATATAGGCAAGAGTCATCAGAAAAAGAATAATCATCATTCGAATAATTTtcattccaagatgccatgttaaaataaaaaaaatgctaaCTAAACTAAAGAAAgaatagataaaaaaaataaatgtcTAATTTAGAAAAATAGCTAATATCTAAGTCCCCggtaacggcgccaaaaacttgttgcggccaaacgcacacgcaaatatacgcggtcgtcaagtaataaagtgactaaaagtcggatgtcgatcccatgaggacttgtgattaactttaactaaattagactatcctaattatctaaacaagaattaaacctagaagtatttaattctaaactaattaaataaagaaatataaataataaacttTGAACAGAGGAAGGgcagatttttatgttatcaatgtaaTGAAAACGATCTGGGGTCATGAGCTATCTAACAAccctattgtattcttcaattgaattgactaactaattcATCTAGTTTATTGGTTAACAGGGTCAATAGTGCTcgtaagaatctgtcgagttcttactcacCTATTCAAGCTAACTTAACGCCTATATGTATATGgagttagaatcaacaagaacgcatttataattcctgtaaatcaaccaagcaaggtAATTAGGTATTTGTCTATCCTAATCGCGAATCCAttccccgatgcccaggttcaagaacttgctctactcaatcctatgtACAATCTAGAactcccactttcgagttcaattgtagattcgtagatagtattcaattggtgatcaagcaattaaataattaagcgcaagattgaataaataaaccaatacgaTAAATCAAGGaatcaaaatcaatattcgaataacaataatcatgaaagaaccacaatcCTAGAGCTTGAAgttttagctccacatagacatggtagccaaacaacaaatcatacaaagaagcataaaaaaaatactaagttTGGTAGGAGAAAAGAAGAAACTCGGCCTCCACGACGGCTCTATGCTCTCCCTCGGTCAAAAGTCTATCTAAAGTTCTCAAAATAtcgtttttatatgtatttataccaagtagggtcaggCTCAGACGAAACACCCTTTCCTGCGCGAAATAGGACTTGGATCTGTAAAATTTGTACAGGCGCGCCGCACTGTGCGGTGTGCTTGTGGGgaagttcagagagctgattCTGACAGACTGCAGGAGAATTCCAAAGGCGCAGCAGTGCAATTTTCTCATAGTGAAATTATTTCATCCTCTTTTGACATCCAgacttggtacacgacctccgaacacgatcccgacttaatgtattaggcttttactcagacttcaaagctccaaatcacttgaattcattctatAACGCTTATATAGattggaatcactcctacaaggcataaaacacatatttagtgcaaaacactagcgattaaagctcaaactcaattaaaatgCAGTAAATTgaagtgtaataagcgactaaaatatgcAATTCTAGCCTATCATCAAAGCTACAACAGGAGAATCTCAAAGATTAAGAGACAAGATTCAATCATGCAAGAAACCCCTGTGCTTTATAATCCCGAACATTAGGCAGGTGATCAGATGGTATGAACCCCTTTCGTATCTGAGTGGTTGTCTGATTTTGTAATCCATCATATAAAGAAGTCAAGAATTCGGTGGAATATTGTTTAGGTATTAAGATGTTGCACACATTTCTAGACATAACATAACTCAAATTTCAATTGCAGCAAACTGGTAATTGATGGAGAACTTTGATGACACAAATTCTAGTGATGGATGTCAAACGAAGCGGTCATCCTCGTGGTGTTGTATAGAGGAAGAACGAAAAAACTAGAGCTTGAGGTCCTACCCTATATACAGGCAAAAAACTAGAGCTTGAGGTCCTATCCTATATACAGGCATCCGTTTCTTAAGTATAAGTAGTGGGCTTGTGGCTATAATGGAAATGCGGCGTACTAGAGATTTTAATAGTGTGATGTGACAATGACCTTTGAGCCATCAAGTTGCATTATTATATATTCTTCATTAGCTGTGATTTCCTTGTATTCAATAATCAATGGCAATAATATCGAGTTCAAGATCTCAAATATCTTAGTAGGTCAACGTGGTTTAGAAAGATCCACAACATCTGAAGAAACGAAAGAACTTTACGCATTCAATTAACCACAACGCTTGTTGTATCTTAAGAGGAAATACTCACCCTAAGGGTGAAGAAATTATCTTAACACTACAGAATTACGGCTCAGTGCAACTTGCTTCTCAACCGCAAACCTCTCTCTAATTTTACTATAACAAGCACAAACATGGTTATTCTTTATCAAAAACAACAAGCTATAAAGATGCCTAGAAATATTTTTTGTTACATGCTTAAAATACAAGCAAATGCCAACTGTTCTTATGATGAAATCTTTGATATGGAATCCTATCTCCTTCATTTCCATAACTTGACCGAACTGTCATGACTTGCAGAACCAACCATTCCAGTCGCTGGTGATTGTGCTAGAGCAGCGATAATGTTATCATGTGCTGGAACTGTCATGCTTTTATTCTCAACCATGTCCCACAGCTCCAAAGACTGCAACATAAATTCACAAAGTATCAGTCAGCTGGAACCCAGAGACTGCTGTAATGGCCGGCACTGAAGTGTGGGCATTGTCACTAAACAGTCAAAAGTGTATGAACATGTAGTCCAACATACTTAAGTGACATCTTACCGACGTGAATTAAACAGACTTAAGAACAAGAGTGCTTAAGAAAAGGAGAACGCTAATTACCCTCATTCCTCCGATCACCAACAAAGCTGAATAACTAGGATGAAAAACACAAGAGTGGAACTGATTCCCGGTAGCACTTAGCTCATGAATGCAGTCACCGGTGGTCAATGACCAAACTTTGACAGACTCCTCACTAACTGATGCCAATAACTCACCATTTAGATCCCAACACAGGTAGTTCACCACTCCAGGATGTCCCTGTAACCAAACACCCATATTTATCTGAAAAGTAAAATGAAGCCTAGGACACCCAGAAAATAGAAACAACAGATAATGCTAATTGGAAAACCTCAAAGTCATCTAGCACGAAAACAAACCTGGAAGGAATTAATTTGCCGGTCATTTTCGACATCAAAGATGGAAACCACCTTATCTGAAGCAGCAGCCAACAGACGGCCGGTCATTGGCTGAAACCTCACTTGTGCACTGCCTCCTTGCTACAAACGGGATATGAAGTTGAACATAGCTCAACAGGAATTTACTTCTGCAAAGTGGATTAAGAAAATAACAGTAATTAACAATAGAAAGCACACCTTGGACACCCGAGTGCATGAAAATGGACTAACACTCCAGTAGCGAATCTCATTGTTGCTATCGCAAAAACAGAAGAGATCGTTCTTCTTCGGGTGAAAATCAAGCGACATAACATGAAAAGTATGCCCTGTATAAGCTTGCAAACAATAGCTAGGCTGCAAATAtaagttcagcagaagattatTGAGCATAAATTTATTTAACAGCAAATTAACTGAAAACTGGCAAATTGTATGATGGTATGAAGTGCTCCGCGCTACAGCTAAGGCCTGCAACTACATCTCGTGGTTATAAGAAAAACACCTAGAGAATGTAAGAATACTAACATTGGAAGCATCCCATAATCTCACAGACTTGTCAAATGAAGCAGTTGCAAGTTGAGAAGAATTAGGCCGGAAGCGGACATCTGTAATCAAGTATTGATGTTCCTCAGGGGTGTTCTGTGTTTGCAGAGTATCCATGTTCCAAAGAACTGCCTgatatatacatggaaaacggTTCATAATTTACAATTTCTTGGATGAAACCAAAGCGTAGAAGAAAATGGATATGGGTAATGAAGTAAACAGAGGACAGAGCCTACATTCACATACCACAGAATGAAATAAAACTATCATCCGGTTATCTTATGCTAAAGACACCAGATACTCTGAAGCAACCTACCTTCTTGTCGTGCCCAGCACTAGCAAGCAACTTCCCATCCGATGAGAAATGACAGCAAGTCACTTTATTTCTGGTGCGTATACAACCAACTTCACCAAAGGAGAAACCTGAGATGTATCCTTTTAAGTTAACATACTGTAaccaaagaagaaaaacaacagagAACTTATACGTACAATTGTGAGATTATTACCTTTTGAAGAATCAGGCTTGTGCTCAGTAAGAGTTTGCTTCAATGTGCCATAGATGTTTCCATCTCCCCCGTCATTTGACAGGAATGATTCCACATTATCTTCGAAAGAACCAATGTCTCCAAAAGTCTCCCCTAAGTCATCCTGTACAACAGAAGAAAGCAAGAAGAGCAAACAGATTTAAAATAGCGAATGATACTTTAAATTCATGATATAGTTAGCAAATTAAAACTTCTCAACCATAAAAGATCCATGAAGCAACATAACAACCAAATACTTCATTaacaaatacaaaaattgtatgTTTAGAAATAGATAATGCAAACAAACATTTGAATGAAAAAAGTGAAAGAATTACCAGCTGATTCGTAGAAGATGCAATACCACCAGCTCCCTCTCCTCCATACATCATCAAGCCTTTTGACACGCTAGTCATCCCATCACCTGGGGTATGTGTTGATGCTGGTGAGCTTGGTGAAGGCCCAACAGTGTTACCCGTGCCAGTACTATTAGCAGGTCCAGAAGACGAATGTTGCTTCCTTTTTCTGTTGTTCTGGGAAAAGAGTAAGAAGATGGATGAACTACTCTTTAATTGCTTGGACAGTTGGAACTGGTTAGATAAGTTATTTTCCAGGAACAACCCCCCGCCCCACCTCCCATCCCCCCAAAAAAAAGAGGAACAGGAAAAGACAGAAATTCCCAACTATAGAAAAAGAGGTACAAACGGGTAAGGCAAGAAGAGATGTTAAATATTAACAATACTTGATTGCATGAGTTTGATGGATATCAAAAAATCAGATATAAATACAGCTTTTTACGCTTTCCTTAGGCTA
This genomic stretch from Nicotiana sylvestris chromosome 9, ASM39365v2, whole genome shotgun sequence harbors:
- the LOC104212582 gene encoding transcriptional corepressor LEUNIG_HOMOLOG, which produces MAQSNWEADKMLDVYIHDYLLKRKLHNSAKAFMTEGKVATDPVAIDAPGGFLFEWWSVFWDIFIARTNEKHSEAAAAYIETQQMKAREQQHQQQLQMQQLQLMQQRNAQLQRRDPNHSPIGGPINAINSEGMMGQPSASVLAMKMYEERMKHPQSMDSETSSALMDPNRMALLKSATNHQGQLLQGNSGNMSAALQQLQGRSQLATDVKGEMNLGGTQKSLPMDPSSIYGQAILQSKAGLGAGLNQGVTGLPLKGWPLTGIDQVRPSLGLQVQKPNLQTQNQFLLASQQQQVLAQAQAQGNLGNSPNYGFGGLPRGNFNAKDGQPPRNDGSICSPVQSNSPKMKMSQMQQSSSQQQDQLQQQQQQQQLQQNNRKRKQHSSSGPANSTGTGNTVGPSPSSPASTHTPGDGMTSVSKGLMMYGGEGAGGIASSTNQLDDLGETFGDIGSFEDNVESFLSNDGGDGNIYGTLKQTLTEHKPDSSKGFSFGEVGCIRTRNKVTCCHFSSDGKLLASAGHDKKAVLWNMDTLQTQNTPEEHQYLITDVRFRPNSSQLATASFDKSVRLWDASNPSYCLQAYTGHTFHVMSLDFHPKKNDLFCFCDSNNEIRYWSVSPFSCTRVSKQGGSAQVRFQPMTGRLLAAASDKVVSIFDVENDRQINSFQGHPGVVNYLCWDLNGELLASVSEESVKVWSLTTGDCIHELSATGNQFHSCVFHPSYSALLVIGGMRSLELWDMVENKSMTVPAHDNIIAALAQSPATGMVGSASHDSSVKLWK